From a region of the Methanolobus tindarius DSM 2278 genome:
- a CDS encoding metal-sensing transcriptional repressor, with translation MDSDNLHRRIKKIMGQLKAIDKMVDEDVPCEDILIQINAAKNALHKVGQVVLEGHLNHCVREGIEHGEADKTIAEFAKAVEHFSRMS, from the coding sequence ATGGATTCCGATAACCTTCATAGGAGAATCAAAAAGATAATGGGACAGCTGAAAGCAATTGACAAAATGGTTGATGAGGATGTCCCATGTGAAGATATTCTTATTCAGATCAATGCTGCAAAAAATGCTTTACATAAGGTAGGTCAGGTTGTACTGGAAGGCCATCTCAATCATTGTGTAAGAGAAGGAATAGAACATGGGGAAGCCGACAAAACAATTGCTGAATTTGCAAAGGCAGTAGAGCACTTTTCCCGAATGTCCTGA
- a CDS encoding heavy metal translocating P-type ATPase, whose protein sequence is MMLKKNIIPDSEELELLCVLLSGVALLASFFGKSFFPIDPAWLAVILCGIPILKESSIEFFTNFDIKADVLVSLALIASVWIGEVFAAGEIAVIMTIGAMLEERTVSKARAGIEKLVNLTPQTARLVANGKEEIIPADDVQVDDTLRVLAGETIPVDGVIVSGQTSIDQSVMTGESLPVDKIAEDEVFSGTVNQFGTFEMRATKVGKNSSLQKMIRLVKSTDAGKAKIVRLADRWATWIVIAALVSAAGTWFVTGEIIRAVTILVVFCPCALVLATPTAIVAGIGNATKYGILVREGDALERLATVHRIVFDKTGTVTCGEPAVVAVESFDTDISADELLSITASAELRSGHPLARSIVRYFNLSGKGSLSEPTNFEMVSGSGISSVVDGRTILAGNEQLLNLRSIHIPQEMTISVESYKNEGCTLICVAMDNRAVGLIALSDPLREDSCTSISNIHGMGVASSLFTGDNSHAANHIAGVAGIDDVRSSCLPEDKMKLIGEYQEKGEHVCMLGDGVNDAPALKVANVGIAMGGIGSDIAIEAADIALVGDDIRHIPHLLGLSRKTMRTIKQNLTFSMGLNFVAVILAMAGILNPVAGALVHNAGSVLVIINSSLLLNWRSAT, encoded by the coding sequence ATGATGCTGAAAAAAAATATAATTCCAGATTCAGAAGAACTTGAACTTCTCTGTGTTTTGCTATCAGGTGTGGCATTACTTGCCAGTTTTTTTGGAAAAAGTTTTTTCCCTATAGATCCTGCCTGGTTAGCTGTGATATTATGCGGAATCCCAATCCTGAAAGAGTCTTCCATCGAATTTTTTACTAATTTTGATATCAAGGCAGATGTCCTTGTTTCTCTTGCTCTTATTGCGTCTGTGTGGATAGGTGAGGTTTTTGCAGCAGGGGAGATTGCTGTAATTATGACAATTGGTGCAATGCTGGAAGAAAGAACAGTTTCTAAGGCAAGAGCAGGAATCGAGAAATTAGTGAATCTCACTCCACAGACAGCACGTCTTGTTGCAAACGGAAAAGAGGAAATAATTCCGGCAGACGATGTTCAGGTTGATGATACCCTTCGTGTCCTTGCAGGTGAGACAATTCCTGTTGATGGAGTTATAGTAAGTGGTCAGACTTCTATTGACCAGTCGGTAATGACTGGTGAATCCCTTCCTGTAGATAAGATAGCAGAAGATGAGGTTTTTAGTGGTACTGTAAATCAGTTCGGTACATTTGAGATGAGGGCGACCAAAGTAGGTAAGAACAGTTCTCTTCAAAAAATGATACGTCTTGTGAAGTCTACAGATGCTGGTAAAGCAAAGATTGTAAGACTTGCGGATCGTTGGGCTACATGGATAGTTATTGCTGCACTTGTATCTGCCGCAGGGACATGGTTTGTGACAGGAGAAATTATCCGTGCGGTCACAATTCTGGTGGTGTTCTGTCCATGTGCTCTTGTTCTTGCAACACCCACTGCAATTGTTGCAGGAATTGGAAATGCAACAAAATACGGTATTCTTGTTCGTGAAGGTGATGCTCTTGAACGTCTCGCCACGGTTCACAGGATAGTTTTTGACAAAACAGGGACCGTCACATGTGGTGAACCAGCAGTTGTTGCAGTCGAATCATTTGATACGGATATATCAGCAGATGAATTGTTGTCAATCACAGCCTCTGCAGAACTCCGCTCAGGACATCCTCTTGCAAGATCGATTGTCAGGTATTTCAATTTGTCCGGGAAAGGTTCCCTTTCAGAACCCACCAATTTTGAAATGGTATCTGGCAGTGGTATTTCTTCAGTAGTGGACGGCAGGACTATTCTTGCAGGAAATGAACAGCTTCTGAATTTGAGGTCAATACATATTCCTCAGGAAATGACAATTTCTGTTGAGTCTTATAAAAATGAGGGTTGCACCCTTATCTGTGTCGCAATGGATAATCGTGCTGTTGGCCTGATAGCTCTCTCTGACCCATTAAGAGAAGATTCCTGTACATCAATTAGCAATATACATGGAATGGGTGTAGCAAGCAGTCTCTTTACCGGTGATAATTCCCATGCAGCCAATCATATTGCAGGGGTTGCGGGAATTGACGATGTACGTTCTTCCTGCTTACCGGAAGATAAAATGAAGCTTATAGGTGAATACCAGGAAAAAGGAGAACATGTCTGCATGTTGGGTGACGGTGTAAATGACGCCCCTGCATTAAAAGTAGCAAATGTTGGTATTGCAATGGGGGGTATTGGTAGTGATATTGCCATTGAGGCCGCGGATATTGCACTTGTAGGTGATGACATTCGTCATATTCCTCATCTTCTGGGCTTATCCCGCAAAACCATGAGGACAATAAAACAGAACCTGACATTTTCTATGGGATTGAACTTTGTTGCCGTAATACTGGCAATGGCAGGAATTCTAAATCCTGTGGCAGGTGCCCTGGTTCACAACGCAGGTTCAGTCCTTGTTATTATCAATTCTTCACTTTTGCTGAACTGGAGATCAGCAACCTAA
- a CDS encoding AlbA family DNA-binding domain-containing protein, with the protein MFKKRKQATKTVSSRDNIRRVRLIFSIIFRTLLIVAGVSALLRNDLLNLSLSLFALVLTFLPTLIQKKWEIHFPSLFEILILIFIYLSVFPEIMGPVIKDLWWGDFVLNAISTVVIGAIAFSIVYLLFWEKKSHTTMTPAIIALFSFCLSFTIATVMEISIVALVNLFGFDAPRYDMGITAPNMTSNLFIDLLVSLLVSLAGYVYIHHQKGNLLDKMVTSFIEKNPCFFNLADENQDPSNALLELISKGEGNNLEFKSTMRINLHTSKPDKRIEHAVAKTMVAYLNSDGGCLLVGVSDDGSILGIEADNFQNNDKFNQHFSNIIAHNIGNEHLPFINSELIKVDDKFVLKVNCIPSDKPVFLKDDGKEEFYIRSSAASLEISGSKLIEYIDSRFKNNNQ; encoded by the coding sequence ATGTTCAAAAAAAGAAAACAGGCAACAAAGACAGTCTCCTCCCGGGATAATATACGGAGGGTCAGGCTAATTTTTTCCATTATTTTCAGGACATTACTGATAGTTGCAGGTGTAAGTGCTTTACTCAGGAACGACCTGCTTAATCTGTCACTATCGCTATTTGCACTGGTTCTTACATTTTTGCCAACCTTGATCCAGAAAAAATGGGAGATACATTTCCCTTCGTTGTTCGAAATTCTGATATTGATATTCATTTATCTGTCAGTTTTCCCGGAAATCATGGGTCCGGTTATAAAGGATCTGTGGTGGGGTGACTTTGTACTGAATGCCATATCAACAGTAGTTATAGGAGCCATAGCATTTTCAATAGTATATCTGCTCTTCTGGGAGAAAAAATCGCACACTACTATGACTCCGGCCATTATTGCATTGTTCTCTTTCTGTCTCTCATTTACAATTGCAACAGTAATGGAAATATCAATTGTAGCACTTGTGAACCTTTTCGGTTTTGATGCTCCCAGATATGATATGGGAATCACAGCACCGAACATGACATCAAATCTTTTCATAGACCTTCTGGTTTCTTTACTGGTATCGCTTGCAGGGTATGTTTATATTCATCACCAAAAGGGGAACCTGCTTGACAAAATGGTTACAAGCTTCATTGAAAAGAATCCATGTTTCTTCAACCTGGCAGATGAAAACCAAGACCCATCAAATGCTCTTCTGGAATTGATATCCAAGGGTGAGGGCAATAACCTGGAATTCAAATCCACAATGAGGATTAATCTTCATACCTCAAAACCCGATAAGCGTATTGAACACGCAGTTGCAAAAACGATGGTGGCCTATCTGAACTCAGATGGCGGATGTCTGCTTGTCGGAGTTTCGGATGATGGCAGTATTCTTGGAATCGAAGCTGATAATTTCCAGAATAATGATAAGTTCAACCAGCATTTTTCCAATATCATAGCTCATAATATTGGCAATGAGCATCTCCCTTTTATTAACTCTGAACTGATCAAAGTCGATGATAAATTCGTGCTTAAAGTCAATTGTATTCCCAGTGATAAGCCGGTATTCCTGAAAGATGACGGTAAGGAAGAATTCTATATACGTTCTTCAGCAGCAAGTCTGGAAATTTCTGGAAGCAAGCTCATAGAATATATAGACAGCAGGTTTAAAAATAATAACCAATGA
- a CDS encoding ABC transporter ATP-binding protein, with the protein MGIKADFRRRYYRKKSDKKKGIEALFTLDAQFEVGDELAVFFGRSGSGKTTALQCISGLLEPNGGKIVVNGNVYFDCHKRINLPVQQRSLGYVFQSYALFPHMDVKKNIAYGLKGWDEKDREERVNEMLQMLEIKGLEDNYPSQLSGGQKQRVALARALAPKPDILLLDEPFSALDRVVRMKLREKIKEIQRELKIPVLFITHNHVEAFTIADKIVIFHDGRVQQIGTPEEVFYHPKNSHVAELVGITNIFTDSSVIKDDEMAGTLTIGCENLKVTAKRPECQVKERISWGIRPENLRILPETDEAISNENTFHACVKNMVNKGSTKTLALEIKEHNNLMIAEISDQFFESLNLKENDRCLVRIERDRIVLF; encoded by the coding sequence ATGGGCATTAAAGCGGATTTCAGAAGAAGATATTACCGGAAAAAAAGTGACAAGAAAAAAGGTATTGAAGCCCTTTTCACACTCGATGCCCAGTTTGAGGTAGGCGATGAGCTTGCAGTATTTTTCGGTCGTTCCGGTTCAGGAAAAACAACAGCTCTTCAGTGTATCTCAGGGCTGCTGGAACCAAATGGCGGCAAAATAGTTGTAAACGGCAATGTGTACTTTGATTGTCACAAGAGAATTAACCTGCCAGTACAGCAGCGCAGCCTTGGTTACGTTTTTCAGAGCTATGCACTTTTTCCTCACATGGATGTGAAAAAGAACATTGCCTACGGACTGAAAGGATGGGATGAGAAAGACAGGGAAGAAAGAGTTAATGAAATGCTCCAAATGCTTGAGATCAAGGGACTGGAAGATAATTATCCTTCCCAGCTTTCAGGCGGCCAGAAACAAAGAGTTGCACTGGCTAGGGCACTGGCACCAAAACCCGACATACTACTACTGGACGAACCTTTTTCCGCTCTTGACAGGGTCGTGCGCATGAAGCTTAGGGAGAAAATTAAGGAAATCCAGAGGGAACTGAAGATTCCTGTTCTTTTCATTACTCACAACCATGTTGAAGCTTTTACCATCGCAGACAAGATTGTGATATTCCATGATGGAAGAGTTCAGCAGATTGGAACTCCCGAAGAGGTGTTCTACCATCCAAAGAACAGCCACGTTGCCGAGCTTGTTGGTATCACAAACATATTCACGGATTCTTCGGTTATCAAAGATGATGAAATGGCAGGAACACTTACTATCGGCTGTGAAAACCTGAAAGTAACTGCAAAAAGACCTGAATGTCAGGTCAAAGAAAGAATATCCTGGGGAATCAGACCTGAGAACCTGCGCATACTGCCTGAAACTGATGAAGCTATCAGCAATGAAAATACCTTCCATGCATGTGTAAAAAACATGGTGAACAAAGGTTCAACTAAAACTCTTGCCCTTGAGATAAAAGAACATAATAACCTGATGATAGCTGAGATATCCGACCAGTTCTTTGAAAGTCTTAACCTGAAAGAAAATGACAGGTGTCTTGTACGTATTGAAAGAGATAGGATTGTTCTGTTCTAA
- the modB gene encoding molybdate ABC transporter permease subunit, producing the protein MFDQIGFPLLITLKIAGLSTLIVAMTGMVISYILARRDFRGKWLADILVTLPLVLPPTVTGYLLVVLLGKKGVLGSILYNLTGWSIVFTWQAAVIAAFVVSLPLMVKTTTAAIEAVDREYEYAAFTLGRKELDTALFITLPLAKKGILAGIVLSFARAVGEFGATLMFAGNIPGRTNTMSISIYSAFQAGNNSLANMLVIILIVMSLLSMAITAKIINNWKI; encoded by the coding sequence ATGTTCGACCAGATTGGATTTCCCCTGTTAATCACACTCAAAATCGCCGGCCTGTCCACATTAATTGTGGCAATGACAGGAATGGTGATATCATACATACTTGCAAGACGTGATTTCAGGGGCAAATGGCTGGCCGACATTCTCGTAACCTTACCCCTTGTACTCCCGCCTACAGTTACAGGATACCTTCTGGTAGTGTTGCTTGGGAAAAAAGGAGTACTTGGGAGTATTCTCTACAACCTGACAGGATGGAGCATAGTATTCACCTGGCAGGCAGCAGTAATTGCAGCTTTTGTCGTATCCCTGCCTCTAATGGTTAAAACCACTACAGCCGCCATAGAAGCAGTTGACAGGGAATACGAATATGCCGCTTTCACCCTTGGAAGAAAAGAACTTGACACCGCACTTTTTATCACGCTTCCGCTTGCAAAGAAAGGAATACTTGCAGGAATAGTCCTCAGTTTTGCAAGGGCTGTCGGTGAATTCGGTGCAACACTTATGTTTGCCGGAAACATTCCGGGAAGAACTAACACAATGTCGATTTCAATTTACAGCGCATTCCAGGCAGGAAACAACAGTCTTGCCAACATGCTGGTCATCATACTGATAGTAATGTCCCTGCTTTCAATGGCCATAACTGCAAAGATTATCAACAACTGGAAGATATGA
- the modA gene encoding molybdate ABC transporter substrate-binding protein yields MTFNKKLILAIAAILALVVFVSGCADTNAGEDVETDVNTDSGSGEVTTITVSAAASLTEAFTELETAFEEENPDIDVNYNFAGSGTLRMQIEGGAPIDVFASASQSHMDILSNESLIVEESRKDFAANSVVLITPVDSELEITGAEDLLSDDVETISIGNPETAPVGKYTVEALEQAGLWDELQSKTLLADDVKQVLVYVERGEVGAGFVYSTDAATADSGTIEVKATIPTVTPISYPIAVVAGSEHETQAQTFVDFVTSEEGMTILQSYGFTA; encoded by the coding sequence ATGACATTTAACAAAAAACTAATTCTGGCTATTGCAGCCATACTTGCACTTGTAGTATTTGTAAGTGGCTGTGCCGACACCAATGCAGGTGAAGATGTAGAGACTGACGTAAACACAGATAGTGGTTCAGGTGAAGTCACCACCATTACAGTATCTGCAGCAGCAAGTCTTACAGAAGCATTCACAGAACTTGAGACCGCTTTTGAAGAAGAGAATCCTGACATTGATGTGAACTACAATTTTGCAGGCTCAGGAACACTCAGGATGCAGATAGAAGGCGGAGCACCTATTGACGTGTTCGCATCAGCATCACAGAGCCATATGGATATATTAAGTAATGAGTCCCTTATTGTTGAAGAATCAAGAAAAGACTTCGCAGCAAACTCAGTCGTACTGATAACACCGGTTGACAGTGAACTGGAGATAACAGGAGCAGAAGACCTTCTTTCAGATGATGTTGAAACAATCAGCATTGGAAATCCTGAAACCGCACCAGTTGGAAAATACACCGTAGAAGCACTGGAACAGGCAGGTCTCTGGGATGAACTTCAGTCCAAAACACTCCTTGCAGATGATGTAAAGCAGGTACTCGTATACGTTGAAAGAGGAGAAGTTGGTGCAGGATTTGTCTACAGTACAGATGCAGCAACAGCAGATTCAGGAACCATCGAAGTAAAAGCGACCATTCCAACTGTAACACCAATCAGCTATCCGATTGCAGTAGTTGCAGGATCAGAACACGAAACGCAAGCCCAGACATTTGTTGACTTTGTCACATCTGAAGAAGGAATGACAATCCTGCAGTCTTACGGATTCACAGCATAA
- a CDS encoding peptidylprolyl isomerase, whose amino-acid sequence MKKAIIETGKGNIVLELFEKDAPKTVENFEKLIKEGFYDGLTFHRVIPNFVIQGGCPRGDGTGGPGYTIKCETKNNPRKHGTGSLSMAHAGKNTGGSQFFITHSPQPHLDGVHTVFGQVIEGQDVVNKIKARDKMNKVTVVEE is encoded by the coding sequence ATGAAGAAAGCAATCATCGAGACCGGTAAAGGAAATATTGTCCTTGAATTGTTCGAGAAGGACGCACCAAAGACTGTTGAGAACTTTGAGAAGCTCATTAAGGAAGGATTCTATGACGGACTTACTTTCCACAGAGTTATTCCAAACTTCGTAATCCAGGGCGGATGCCCAAGAGGAGACGGAACCGGTGGACCAGGATATACCATCAAATGTGAAACAAAGAACAACCCACGCAAACACGGAACAGGTTCACTTTCAATGGCACACGCAGGAAAGAACACCGGTGGAAGCCAGTTCTTCATCACACACTCTCCACAGCCACACCTTGATGGCGTGCACACCGTCTTCGGTCAGGTAATCGAAGGCCAGGATGTCGTCAACAAGATCAAGGCAAGAGACAAGATGAACAAAGTCACTGTTGTAGAAGAATAA
- a CDS encoding DUF7289 family protein, translating into MKLKQWSNEKAVSSVIGIVLILAITILSIAIIILYTSPTLNNLEDIAEAQKVEQAFTVFDSRASKASLGESPVQITRVNQMGGKLEVMGDTRDYNDSQIMVLALNSNSSWYQEFYDNRTHWNSWEKYKNESDFAGYSSPIPMGKIKYTSGDRTIAYEGGGVWSKYGNGGTIMISPPEFHYNIETLTLPVMRISGNTSVSGISDTSITVASSNKPVILFPNVSLNNNFTNPIKADDIIIYIQSEFYEGWGEYAESLTSTSVALDHENQTAVIELETLPPMGTFALSNSFKIIKLNASNPDPMYNFSFYFQDEDGEASNFNSIETYVTATSGTKTLYYEIKKNVIDTIEYTDTSVSTDKEIWDTYGSSEFPVYEDPANVKLANSTFDLLSDTYMLEYSDSDITEYSWDEKSSTTMLPNVTISNGDVQSLYNVTNHYMKLLAQDGIIACSWEQKNNNKIQEDLSDYTLIYDSGGGIITYLHITSNELHATVS; encoded by the coding sequence ATGAAATTAAAGCAATGGTCAAATGAAAAGGCAGTCTCATCTGTTATTGGTATTGTACTCATCCTTGCAATTACAATTTTATCCATAGCAATAATTATTCTTTACACATCACCTACTCTGAACAACCTTGAAGATATTGCTGAAGCTCAAAAAGTAGAGCAGGCTTTCACTGTATTTGACTCCAGGGCAAGCAAGGCTTCATTGGGTGAATCTCCTGTCCAGATAACAAGAGTCAACCAGATGGGAGGAAAACTTGAAGTCATGGGTGATACCCGGGATTACAATGACAGTCAGATAATGGTGTTGGCTCTGAACAGTAACTCATCATGGTATCAGGAATTTTATGATAACCGTACTCATTGGAACTCATGGGAGAAATACAAGAACGAATCTGATTTTGCAGGATACAGTTCACCTATACCTATGGGAAAAATAAAGTACACATCGGGTGACAGAACAATTGCTTACGAAGGCGGTGGTGTTTGGTCAAAGTATGGCAACGGTGGCACCATAATGATATCACCTCCTGAATTCCACTACAATATTGAAACACTTACACTTCCTGTTATGAGAATCAGTGGAAATACGTCTGTATCCGGAATCAGTGATACAAGCATTACTGTTGCTTCTTCCAATAAGCCGGTGATTCTTTTCCCTAATGTCAGCCTGAATAACAATTTTACAAATCCTATAAAAGCTGACGATATTATAATTTACATACAGAGTGAATTCTATGAAGGATGGGGCGAGTATGCAGAGTCACTTACATCTACTTCAGTAGCCCTGGATCATGAAAACCAGACTGCAGTAATAGAACTTGAGACTTTACCGCCTATGGGAACTTTTGCACTATCAAATTCATTCAAGATCATAAAACTGAATGCATCAAATCCTGATCCGATGTACAATTTTTCATTCTATTTCCAGGATGAGGATGGAGAGGCTTCTAATTTCAATTCGATTGAAACTTATGTTACTGCAACATCTGGAACGAAGACCCTTTACTATGAAATCAAGAAAAATGTCATAGATACTATTGAGTATACAGATACATCCGTGAGTACTGACAAAGAAATATGGGATACATACGGCAGCAGTGAGTTTCCCGTGTATGAAGACCCTGCAAATGTGAAGCTTGCAAACAGTACTTTTGACCTTCTGAGTGATACCTATATGCTGGAATATAGTGATTCAGATATTACTGAATATTCATGGGATGAAAAAAGCTCAACTACTATGCTTCCGAATGTTACGATATCAAATGGTGATGTTCAGAGTTTGTACAATGTTACTAACCATTACATGAAACTGCTTGCTCAGGATGGTATTATTGCATGCTCATGGGAACAAAAGAATAATAATAAGATTCAGGAAGATCTGTCTGATTATACTCTTATCTATGATTCCGGTGGCGGTATTATTACGTATCTGCACATTACGAGTAATGAGCTGCATGCCACTGTCAGTTAA
- a CDS encoding DUF7289 family protein, which translates to MKRRNLESDDAVSELVDFSIILSIILLATAIIVVAGYPLIQHLQENQHSENIVQSFQVLAPNINKVVKGSAPSQSIELKMYGGSLSVTSVSYMEINMKVWNASNGSYDTETFAKHIGTIENNYKDTYVCYENTGIWSKYQNGHSLMKLEPLFSFSDNVLLIPCSSLSGSSSLSGTGLVSVTANGGRRTIERYYNVSQVNISIKSDYFEAWEKYLNESMEMPVENVDRTNSTVSTSRDYPSNIDVFIVEAPMHITIN; encoded by the coding sequence ATGAAAAGAAGGAATCTGGAATCTGACGATGCGGTGTCTGAATTAGTAGATTTCAGCATAATATTAAGTATTATCCTGCTGGCAACAGCGATTATTGTGGTTGCCGGATATCCACTCATTCAGCACCTGCAGGAAAACCAGCATTCAGAGAATATAGTACAGAGTTTCCAGGTTCTTGCTCCAAATATCAACAAGGTTGTCAAAGGTAGTGCACCTTCCCAATCTATTGAACTGAAAATGTACGGTGGGTCGCTTTCAGTAACAAGTGTAAGTTATATGGAAATTAACATGAAGGTCTGGAACGCATCAAATGGCTCTTATGATACTGAAACATTCGCAAAACATATTGGAACGATAGAAAACAACTACAAGGACACTTATGTTTGTTATGAAAACACCGGGATCTGGTCGAAGTACCAGAACGGGCATTCATTAATGAAACTGGAACCTTTGTTTAGTTTTTCAGATAATGTACTTTTGATACCATGTTCAAGTTTGTCCGGCAGTTCCAGCCTGTCCGGGACAGGACTTGTGAGTGTAACTGCAAACGGTGGCAGAAGAACAATAGAGAGATACTACAATGTATCTCAGGTCAATATCTCAATCAAAAGTGATTATTTTGAAGCATGGGAAAAATACCTGAATGAAAGTATGGAGATGCCAGTCGAAAATGTAGATAGGACAAATAGCACAGTCAGTACCAGCAGAGATTATCCATCAAATATTGACGTGTTTATTGTTGAAGCCCCTATGCATATCACAATTAATTGA
- a CDS encoding DUF7266 family protein: MKKRITDDENAVSISVGTVLMLSITVITLVVVIGSFYTMMDRHEHAVTRDQFEIHGNDMALQISNIDTAVQITNNYGGKAENISYQFSLPPTIARHQYSIELSNSTREIIFRSQSGPGTEVKVTYVTSTTGVASNKIYSGQDYFELYYDANSNLIGIR, from the coding sequence ATGAAAAAAAGAATAACAGATGATGAAAATGCAGTATCCATTTCAGTTGGAACTGTCCTTATGCTTTCAATAACAGTGATTACACTGGTTGTTGTGATTGGTTCTTTCTACACGATGATGGACAGGCACGAACATGCTGTCACACGTGACCAGTTTGAGATTCATGGAAATGATATGGCACTGCAAATATCGAATATAGATACAGCAGTTCAAATAACTAATAACTATGGCGGAAAGGCTGAAAATATCAGTTATCAGTTTTCATTGCCACCCACAATTGCAAGACATCAGTATTCTATTGAACTCTCAAACAGCACCAGGGAAATTATATTCAGATCACAGAGCGGGCCCGGAACTGAAGTGAAGGTAACATACGTTACATCAACTACAGGTGTTGCCTCTAATAAAATATACAGCGGACAGGATTATTTTGAGCTGTATTATGATGCAAATTCAAATTTAATAGGAATCAGATGA
- a CDS encoding DUF7261 family protein, which produces MRKKDDSAQMILIASFAIGMAVVVLTLMLNSIIFASNTASESNVETNVYDYSNAVQITVDAYEKAYSYSYNGSVNNTEFNDYIDAFSRKMTESSAFSGVIYTLEHGNFHKPYFTQNGLIDGNVNWTVIERVNYTDTFLMAINSSAFSNSTQFSVEAFNQSGTIWSAEFEKSGTGVNISVTDGLTVLDTYSSSSGELNISSDLVDGSSYFNYYFNNKTAGKTYSLRIINGNVTTGTFLIAGDTVSGNKFEIERIDVIKARIEMNKNGNLKMDALIPITLPKGQA; this is translated from the coding sequence ATGAGAAAAAAAGACGACTCTGCGCAGATGATATTGATTGCCAGCTTTGCCATTGGTATGGCTGTAGTCGTATTGACACTTATGTTAAACAGCATTATCTTTGCCAGCAATACTGCTTCGGAATCAAATGTAGAAACTAATGTTTATGATTATTCAAATGCGGTTCAGATTACTGTTGATGCCTATGAGAAAGCTTATTCTTACTCATATAACGGATCTGTAAATAATACAGAGTTCAACGATTACATTGATGCTTTTTCCAGAAAAATGACCGAAAGTAGTGCATTTTCCGGAGTTATTTATACTTTAGAGCACGGAAACTTCCATAAGCCTTACTTTACACAGAATGGACTTATTGATGGGAATGTTAACTGGACAGTGATTGAAAGAGTAAATTACACTGATACTTTTTTGATGGCAATTAATTCTTCAGCATTTAGTAATAGTACGCAATTTTCTGTGGAAGCTTTTAACCAATCCGGAACAATCTGGTCTGCAGAGTTTGAAAAATCCGGAACAGGTGTGAATATTAGTGTCACAGACGGATTAACTGTGCTTGACACTTACAGTAGCAGCAGCGGGGAACTGAATATCAGTTCAGACCTTGTAGACGGAAGTTCTTATTTTAATTATTATTTTAACAATAAAACTGCTGGAAAAACATACAGCTTACGCATTATTAACGGAAATGTCACAACAGGCACTTTCCTGATTGCAGGTGATACAGTAAGCGGAAACAAATTTGAGATAGAGAGAATTGATGTCATCAAAGCAAGGATAGAGATGAATAAAAATGGCAATCTCAAGATGGACGCATTGATACCAATCACATTACCAAAAGGGCAAGCATGA
- a CDS encoding DUF7288 family protein yields the protein MKRRSFSIGKNYVAQIYTLEALIAATIIVGVLIFSIQATSLTPLTSSTANAHVETHLYTIGQDILNSLDYSQNDEDSDLKKDILNWDGDSYSWNSVTYVRTNKTLVNSSTADMLETIIVPRGIAHNVEITWIDNNGNTIVLPYIYNGEPSNNAVVVSKKVLLSDSDMQTPSQFATTTGIGDMDTNTDFYSLIDVRLTLWRM from the coding sequence ATGAAGAGAAGATCATTTTCCATTGGGAAAAACTATGTGGCTCAGATTTATACCCTTGAAGCCCTGATTGCTGCCACTATAATTGTTGGCGTACTCATATTCTCAATCCAGGCTACTTCACTTACACCTCTTACATCCTCAACTGCTAATGCTCACGTGGAAACTCATCTTTATACTATAGGACAGGACATTCTTAATTCACTGGACTACTCACAGAATGATGAAGACTCTGATCTCAAAAAAGACATACTCAACTGGGATGGAGATTCTTACAGCTGGAACAGTGTGACCTATGTACGCACTAATAAAACACTGGTCAACAGCTCAACAGCAGACATGCTTGAAACAATAATTGTTCCAAGAGGAATTGCACATAATGTCGAAATCACCTGGATAGACAACAACGGCAATACAATTGTTTTACCTTACATATACAACGGGGAACCATCAAACAATGCAGTCGTTGTTTCAAAAAAAGTGTTACTTTCTGATTCTGATATGCAAACGCCTTCACAGTTTGCAACGACAACAGGAATAGGAGATATGGACACAAATACTGACTTTTACAGTCTGATAGATGTCAGGTTAACGTTGTGGAGGATGTGA